In Triticum urartu cultivar G1812 chromosome 6, Tu2.1, whole genome shotgun sequence, the following proteins share a genomic window:
- the LOC125517164 gene encoding probable alkaline/neutral invertase F, translating to MVLSSTIAPRSKVTELTDDTKYDSLNLEQKKKAWPMERHRSAEVSQAILSKIGHDGFQLCHQPQIPEIVKGGCTPISSCDPSGEFTADSNGMHRHTITDAAWEALKQSIVYFKGQPIGTLAAIDKSQAELNYDQVFMRDFVPSALAFLMKGEPTIVKNFLVETARLQSREKMVDLFKLGQGVMPASFKVHHSHPTKKTETLLADFGEIAIGRVAPVDSGLWWIFLLRAYTKYTRDSSLAESPHCQRAMRLILKLWLSEGFDTSPALLCADGCSMIDRRMGIYGYPLEIQALFFMALRCALSLLKDSDDDFVYQITKRIKALSYHLHSYYWLDFQRLNDIYRYKTEEYSQTALNKFNVIPESIPDWIFDFMPSRGGYFIGNVSPARMDFRWFCLGNFIAILSCLATGEQAEAILDLVEERWKELIGEMPLKICYPAMENQEWQIVTGCDPKNTRWSYHNGGSWPVLLWLLVAVSVKLGRPHIARDAVELMERRLAKDDFPEYYDGKTGRYIGKQSRKFQTWSVAGYLVAKMLLDDPSNLRAVSLEDDGHIREPVLKRSNSCPALHISH from the exons ATGGTACTCTCCTCAACAATTGCCCCTCGGAGTAAGGTCACAGAACTGACGGATGATACCAAGTATGATTCCTTGAATCTGGAGCAGAAGAAAAAAGCGTGGCCTATGGAACGGCACAGATCTGCTGAAGTGAGTCAAGCAATCTTATCTAAGATAGGGCATGATGGTTTTCAACTTTGTCATCAGCCCCAAATCCCGGAGATCGTTAAAGGTGGTTGTACACCAATATCTTCATGTGATCCTTCTGGAGAATTCACTGCAGACAGCAATGGAATGCACAGGCACACAATCACAGATGCTGCTTGGGAAGCCCTAAAGCAATCAATAGTTTACTTCAAAGGTCAGCCAATTGGGACTCTTGCTGCAATAGACAAGTCTCAGGCAGAACTCAACTATGACCAG GTTTTCATGAGGGATTTCGTTCCTAGTGCCTTGGCTTTCTTGATGAAAGGGGAACCAACGATAGTGAAGAATTTCCTGGTAGAGACTGCTCGCCTTCAATCAAGAGAGAAGATGGTTGATCTTTTTAAGCTTGGACAGGGTGTGATGCCAGCAAGCTTCAAGGTGCACCATTCCCACCCTACGAAGAAGACTGAAACTCTGCTTGCTGATTTTGGTGAAATTGCTATCGGGCGAGTTGCTCCTGTGGATTCTGGCCTATGGTGGATTTTTCTTCTTCGTGCTTACACCAAATATACTAGGGACAGTTCTCTGGCTGAAAGTCCTCACTGCCAAAGGGCCATGCGCCTTATTCTCAAGCTATGGCTCTCTGAAGGGTTTGATACATCTCCAGCATTACTTTGCGCTGATGGTTGCTCCATGATAGACCGCAGAATG GGTATATACGGCTATCCGCTTGAAATCCAGGCACTCTTCTTCATGGCTCTGAGATGCGCCTTGAGTTTGCTGAAAGACTCTGATGACGACTTTGTGTACCAAATAACAAAGAGGATCAAAGCTTTGAGCTACCATCTGCACAGTTACTACTGGCTCGACTTCCAAAGACTCAACGACATCTATCGCTACAAGACCGAAGAGTACTCGCAGACAGCTCTGAACAAGTTCAATGTGATCCCTGAATCGATCCCTGACTGGATATTTGACTTCATGCCTAGCCGTGGTGGCTACTTCATTGGAAACGTCAGTCCTGCAAGGATGGACTTCCGCTGGTTCTGCTTGGGCAACTTCATTGCGATCCTGTCATGTTTGGCAACTGGAGAACAAGCTGAGGCAATATTGGATCTCGTGGAGGAACGCTGGAAAGAGCTTATTGGAGAGATGCCCCTGAAGATCTGTTACCCTGCAATGGAAAACCAGGAATGGCAGATAGTCACTGGATGCGACCCAAAGAACACCAGATGGAGCTACCACAACGGAGGGTCGTGGCCAG TGCTGCTGTGGCTCCTGGTGGCGGTGAGCGTGAAGCTGGGGCGGCCCCACATCGCCCGCGACGCGGTGGAGCTGATGGAGAGGCGTCTGGCCAAGGACGACTTCCCCGAGTACTACGACGGCAAGACGGGGCGGTACATCGGGAAGCAGTCGCGCAAGTTCCAGACGTGGTCGGTGGCGGGCTACCTGGTGGCCAAGATGCTCCTGGACGACCCCTCCAACCTCCGCGCCGTCTCCCTGGAGGACGACGGCCACATCCGGGAGCCCGTCCTCAAGCGCAGCAACTCCTGCCCGGCCCTGCACATATCACACTGA